In Candidatus Cloacimonadota bacterium, the DNA window GAATTTGGTTCACCATCGGAAGTACAAATTCTATATGGTGAACATGGACATCTAAAATCAATAGTTGGATTTAACAAAAAAGGTGATAAGTCATCTTGTGAATTTGAATATATTAAAGCAGAAAAGAAAATACTGGTAACCTTAAAGAAAAATGATCTTGCGCAATTAATTGTATCAGAATGGTATTCAAATAAAGTTTTGTATATGAGGTGCAATCATCCTGAAAACCCAAATTTGGATACTGAAACAAGAGTTAGTGTAGTCCCTGATCAAAAGTATATATATGAGTATGATGTAGAAATTGATATTGGACAAAAAACTATTCAGGGAATTATTAATTCAGCTTCATTAGATATTCCTGATATAGTTATTGAATTTTCAAAAGAGATTACTGCATTGCAGTCTAATTTAACTATTGCAGCCTTTGAACCTATTTTCGCAGGCATATTGACTATGGAGGCTTATAAAAATAGTTACTTTATTCCGTTAAACAGCAACTTTCCTTCTGATGATGATTTGAGCAATTTGTTAGCTATAGTTGGTGACGTAAAAGGTATTTTCATTACAGCATTGTTTTACATGGCTAATAGATATGTGTTGAGTTTAGAAGAAGAAGAAGAGTCCTAACCAGAATAAGTGGTAAGTACCGCAGTTATGCTATTTGAAGATTCGGATTATGCAGGGTGTATACTGCATTATACACCCTGCATACAGTAGTAAAAGTTGGCTTTTTTTCTGATTTTGGCGATGATTCATAGTTGTCGAAGAAAAAGGAGGATTTGGCATGAAACAAAAAGTGATAAGAAGAATATTTAACTTAATAGCAGGCATATTTCTTGTAATTGGAGGAAATTTAATAAGCCCTCCGTTAGATTTACGAGTATTGACTGGAATAATATTCCTTATAATGTGTGTTCTGATTTACCTTGAATATGGTACATTTCAGAATACTATCGATAAAAGAATCGAAAAGAAAATAAAAGAAAGTATCAAAGAATAGCAAGAGGTGAATGTTCAAAGATAGATAAATAGAGGCATCCACCAGGAATTTGGTTTAGGTGAGATTATAAGTTGTTGAAGTACAAGTTTTCAACCATCCCTTTGCTCTGAGGATCATAACCTCTGCAGATGCAGATGTCGGGCTTAAATCCGAGCTGAAGAGCAAAACGGTGAAATCGATCGTTGAGAATAACTTCCCGAGAATCTTCCCGTTACATTGGCTAGGCGATAATAGATAAACACTTTGATTTTTTCTATATGATTGATCCTATCCAGCATTAAATGAGAATAGAGAAGAGCTAACTGCTGCTTGTACTGATCCAATGAATACATAAAGCTGATATCTATCAATAAAAGAGAGTTCAATACCTTAATCCTTTCAAGTTTCATTACTCTCATATCTTCCCACTTATAATCCTGTTTAATCTGCCTATGAACCTCCTCAGTCTTCTATCTAATACGATATGCCGATAGAACTCTTTCTACCTTTTGTTGAGCTGTAAAAGCCTGCGCATATGGGAAGGGAAATTACAGTACAGATAGAAATAGCCTTGGAAACTCTTTGATTGGATAATACCTTTGATTAAATCTCGTGTATTTTTCCCCTTTTACTGACAGGCTTTCGGCAACTTCTTCGGACTTTTTCCATAATTTGACTTGCAAATTTGCGGGAAACTGTTTGTTTTTTCATTGGTATGGGCTTCTTTTGGTTTATTATTGATGAAACCAGATTACAAAAGGGGCTCTCTTTTTCAAGAATGTTATGGGCATTTCGAACTTTTTTCATTACTCTTCAACAACTTATACTCTCACCTAAAAAAAAATCCGGGTAGATGCTATTTTTTGGAGGAAAAGGGTTGACATCTAATTGCTGTTTCGTGTAAATTATAAGAAAAATCAGCGAGGTGATACCAATGAAACTAAGATTCTTGTCTCATTCAGGTTTTCTGATAACAACCAAAAAAGGTGAAAAGATACTGATCGATCCGTTTTTGGATAATAATCCACTTGCTCCGATAAAGTCCGATGAGTTAACAGTTGACTACATAATTGTCACTCATGGTCATGGTGACCATATCGGAGATTCTCTCAAAATAGCCAAAAAGAATCAACCACTCTTTATCTGTGTCAATGAGCTGGCAAATTATGTGGCAGCTAAAGGTTTTAAGGCACATAACATGCATATTGGCGGTAGCCATCAATTTCCTTTTGGCAGAGTAAAATTCACAATTGCTCATCATGGAAGTATGACTTCTGATAACTATTATGCCGGAGAGGCATCAGGTGTAGTGCTGACTATTGAAGGTAAAAGTATCTATCATACCGGAGATACGGGGCTATTTTACGATATGAAACTAATCGGAGAAATGACCCCTCTCGATTATATGCTACTCCCGATAGGAGATAACTTCACGATGGGTATCGATGATGCTGTTAAGGCAGTTGAGCTGGCAAATCCCCAAGTAGCTATCCCAATGCATTATAATACTTTCCCGATCATTAAAGCCGATCCGGAAGAATTCAAGAGGAAAGTCGCAGCTCTCGGAAAAGAATGCCTGATCATGAATCCGAACGATGAGATAGAAATATAGCTATAAGTGACTCGAATTAGATCTTTACTTCTATGAAATCAATCTTTTACCTAGTAAGATATGTCAAATCTTAAAACTCTCACCCGACGATAATTGTAGGTGAAGCATATAGAATTTTGCTTTCATAATTTGAGGCGGTGATGAGATCTCTCCATTTCGCTTCGCTTCAGTCGAGATGACAATAGAAAGGAAACTTCAGTCGAGATGACAATAGAAAGGAAGCTTCAGTCGAGATGACAAAAAAATATCTCACTTTACTTTGACAGCACCCTTTATGGGTGCTATATAATAGCCTGCGACTTCAGTCGCAGGTTTGGAGCTCTGCTCCATTTGGGTGGCGGGTGGGATTAGGTCATCCTTATTCCAGACACTGAAGTGTCTGGCTATCATATTTCATACCCCTATCGGGGCATGATCTTATTTTACTGTGATAAAAGTTAGTCGGTGATGAGATCTCTCCATTTCGCTTCGCTTCAGTCGAGATGACAAAAGGAAGGATAGCAAGAAAGGGAAATGAACCACGGAGGCACGGAGGACACGGAGGAAAAGATTGAGATGCACAAGCAGGAGGAATAGCGGGAAGGCAATATATTGTTGCTAATAAAAAATGGGGGGATGTAAATTCAAATAAAAAATTGATTGACAAAATAACCTTACATATCATAAAAAAAGTATAGATTTCTAGTTATTCGTTGCTCACTGATCAAAACATTTTCAGGGAGGTGTGTTATGAAGAGATTCTTATTATTAGTCTTAGTGATCTCAGCTGTTTCCATTCTATTAAGTATGAGTGTCGAAGAGTATTTAAACCGGCAAGTTCATATCGAAAAAAATCATGCCGCCAATAATGTCAGATTGCGGGTGAGTAACTTTGGTGTCTTTGGTGCCGGTAATAATTATCCGAGATGGCCTTCGTTGGAATATCCACCTTTTAGCGGCACAGATTATCTTTATCATAGTGCTCTATGGGTTGGAGCTAAAATCACTCGTAGGGATACAGAAGGTAATATCTATTATTGGCAGAATTGGCCACCGGATGACGAAAATGATGTTATAGCTGAAAATTCGCCCGATTTTAATCCGGGCATTCATACCATAGTTGTTGTAGATACTCTAGCTTCTGTAGGTTATGAAGGGGACTATCAATATTATGAGCTATTACCCGCTTATTGGTCATTCGAAGAATATTATATTGGAGATCAATATTGGGAGTATTATCCTTATGATATCGCAGTTAGAAGTATTCTCGGCATTCCATCTTTATCAGACGAATCTTTCCCTTATGATCCTTCTGGTATCTACGACTTTTTTATGCCGTTGGATGAACCGGGAGATTTCCCTGGTATAGAAACAATGACATCCTTTTATTATGATTATAGCCCTTTTACACCTTGGGGAGAAATTCGTCATTCTTATAGAAAGTACGGCAATTCTGTTGGTCAGTTCATGCGTTATCCACTCTATCTTTCTATTCGCCAGAGAAGCTTTGCCTTTGCTTATCATGACCTTTACGATATGATCTTCTTTTCTTATGATATCTATAATAGCAGTCCAATTGATACACTATATGATGTAGCTGCCGGATTCTATGTGGATAGTGATGTCGGTCCTCAAGATTGGGATGGAGAAGCCAGAGCAGAGGATGATGTCAGCGGTTATTATGCGGGAGAAGGTTATGAATTTGCCTATACCCGCGACTATGATGGAGATGGAGGATTGAGTCCGCATTGGATAGCATCAAAAATATTCCCTCAGGAAGACCAAAACTTTGCTTGTTACGCATGGGAAAGAGGAGATGGACCTAACGATCGAAGACCGAGAAGAATACCACCACTTGCAGGATTAACAACATCGAATGAGAAATATTGGTTATTAACGGGCAGGAATGCCAACCAAGATAAATTCGATACTTTGAGACCGGAAGACTGGATACCGGGAATGGAACCACATTACGAACAAACTGAGCCACACGATACTAGATTTCTCTATTCCATATACGGAGATATGCAGGGCTATGATGAGCCGACCTCATTTTCGCTTAATTTAGCTCCCGGAGAAAGTATAACCCTCAATGGCGTTATCTTCTTAGGTGATGATCTTGATGATCTTAAGAGTAAAAGTTTATTAGCCCAAGCTTTTTATGATTCGGGGTATGATATGTCGATATATGAAGGAATTCCTTTTATCCCCTTCATTATTTCTGCAGAAGTTAGTGGTAATAATCTGCTTGTTCAATGGGTCAAAGACGAAGGTGCAGATACTCAATATATCTATTATAAGCTGAGTTCTGAACCGGATACGGCATGGGAGATAATAGAACTCGATATTGAAGATGATAACTATGTTATCGAAGAACTTACTTTTTATGAGACCTATGATGTTAAAGTTGTGGTCGTTTACGATACAGAAGTTTTAGAATCAGTAACTTGGAAGGTATATTTTCGCCCGGTTTCTATTGATGATGATTATTTGGTTAGTTCAGAACAGAACAGCCATTTGATCGGCAACTTTCCAAATCCCTTCAATCCTGATACTAAAATAGTTTTCTATCTTGAGAAACCTTCGGACGTTAAATTGCAGATCTTCAATATCAAAGGGCAATTAGTAACGACATTAGTTAATCAGCGATATGAAAGTGGGTTTCACACCTTGGTATGGGATAGTAAAGATTATTCTCAAAAGGAGATGCCGAGTGGGATTTATATCTATCGTTTGATTACTACTGATCTACATGATACTAAAAAGATGTTGTTACTAAAGTAAAGCATGAGAGGTGAAAGATGTCAAAGTACATTTTAGTATGTTTATTGGCATTGTTCGGATGGATGTTTAGCATGTTATATTCTCAAACTCGAGATTGGGAAGAGATGTATAGCATGATCGAACATCGAGTTGTTGATATGAAATACACTACTATTAACGGGATATATGAAGACGGATTACTGTTTGCCTTAGCCGGAAATGGAGGGGGTTTAGCTTATTTTACCACACCAGGGACTTTAGAGATCTTTAATTTCTCTACAAATCTTGGAGCAGTATCTATCATACCTGATGAACAAAATAACAGAATTTTCTGCGCTTTTGGTAGAGGTAGTTATAGTGACGGCTTGTATGAATTCGATGTAAATACGCAACAGTTTGAGCTTATAAACTGGTTTGCATTCCCTAATTTTGTCAAAAAGCTAACTTCCGGATTCTATTTAGGTTTTGGGATAGATAACTACGGTGGGCTGTATCATTCCTTTGATGGAGATCAATGGTTACCGGTTTTTGACTTCATTGGTAGAAATGTAATTGATATAGAAGAGACTGGGGATGGCACTATTTTCATAGCTGCCGGTAATGATCTGTTCATCAGTAATAATGGAGATTATTATGTCTTTGAGTTGGATTTGGTGATCAATGACATTTTTGTCAGACCTTATCCAAACTATAATGAGGTCTATATAGCATGTGGTGACGGAACAGATAGTGATGCAGTCTATCGTGTAGAATATGAAGATGGCGAGATAACAGGATTTACCTTTATCAATTACTTCTATCAACCACAGAAGATCTTTCATTATTGGAACAACATAGTAGTTGGCTGTAATGGAGAATATGGCAACCTGTTTCTTG includes these proteins:
- a CDS encoding metal-dependent hydrolase; this encodes MKLRFLSHSGFLITTKKGEKILIDPFLDNNPLAPIKSDELTVDYIIVTHGHGDHIGDSLKIAKKNQPLFICVNELANYVAAKGFKAHNMHIGGSHQFPFGRVKFTIAHHGSMTSDNYYAGEASGVVLTIEGKSIYHTGDTGLFYDMKLIGEMTPLDYMLLPIGDNFTMGIDDAVKAVELANPQVAIPMHYNTFPIIKADPEEFKRKVAALGKECLIMNPNDEIEI
- a CDS encoding T9SS type A sorting domain-containing protein — translated: MKRFLLLVLVISAVSILLSMSVEEYLNRQVHIEKNHAANNVRLRVSNFGVFGAGNNYPRWPSLEYPPFSGTDYLYHSALWVGAKITRRDTEGNIYYWQNWPPDDENDVIAENSPDFNPGIHTIVVVDTLASVGYEGDYQYYELLPAYWSFEEYYIGDQYWEYYPYDIAVRSILGIPSLSDESFPYDPSGIYDFFMPLDEPGDFPGIETMTSFYYDYSPFTPWGEIRHSYRKYGNSVGQFMRYPLYLSIRQRSFAFAYHDLYDMIFFSYDIYNSSPIDTLYDVAAGFYVDSDVGPQDWDGEARAEDDVSGYYAGEGYEFAYTRDYDGDGGLSPHWIASKIFPQEDQNFACYAWERGDGPNDRRPRRIPPLAGLTTSNEKYWLLTGRNANQDKFDTLRPEDWIPGMEPHYEQTEPHDTRFLYSIYGDMQGYDEPTSFSLNLAPGESITLNGVIFLGDDLDDLKSKSLLAQAFYDSGYDMSIYEGIPFIPFIISAEVSGNNLLVQWVKDEGADTQYIYYKLSSEPDTAWEIIELDIEDDNYVIEELTFYETYDVKVVVVYDTEVLESVTWKVYFRPVSIDDDYLVSSEQNSHLIGNFPNPFNPDTKIVFYLEKPSDVKLQIFNIKGQLVTTLVNQRYESGFHTLVWDSKDYSQKEMPSGIYIYRLITTDLHDTKKMLLLK
- a CDS encoding T9SS type A sorting domain-containing protein; translation: MSKYILVCLLALFGWMFSMLYSQTRDWEEMYSMIEHRVVDMKYTTINGIYEDGLLFALAGNGGGLAYFTTPGTLEIFNFSTNLGAVSIIPDEQNNRIFCAFGRGSYSDGLYEFDVNTQQFELINWFAFPNFVKKLTSGFYLGFGIDNYGGLYHSFDGDQWLPVFDFIGRNVIDIEETGDGTIFIAAGNDLFISNNGDYYVFELDLVINDIFVRPYPNYNEVYIACGDGTDSDAVYRVEYEDGEITGFTFINYFYQPQKIFHYWNNIVVGCNGEYGNLFLVEPVENGQVMEIGAELGINEVYCFEFYPIYTHNFLVGTDVGIFLGTNFDFTSLDDMSAIASINYIRNYPNPFNPQTKIEFNTEFYCAAKLLIYNIKGEKIFTLFDDFLQPGKHSFIWDGTDHQGRQVSSGVYFSQLITENGIETSKMLLLK